CGCTTGTTGACGATTGGGATACCATACTCGCGCTCGATATCTTTACCGACAGAGACCAGATCCTTTGCCACACGCGTGATTTTATCATATATTTTCGTATTGAGTGCATCCAGATTCGTGTCGCAGCAGTCAAGAAGACTGATCCCGAGCGTAATCGTTCTGACATCGAGCTTTTCCTGCTCGATCATCTTATTGGTTTCATTTACTTCTAAAATATTAATCATGATTTCTTTAAATCCGGTGCATTTTTTCAAAGATTTCTTCGCGCTGGCATCTGATGTGGACTCCGGTCTCGACTCCGATCTGCTCAAGTTCGCGTGCCATGTCGCCGAACGATACCGCAGATTTACTCGTATCAACGATCATCATCATATTGAAGTATCCCTGCACAATGGTCTGGGATATGTCTTCGACGTTAATCTGATTGTTTGACAGATATGTGCATACTTTTGCAATGATGCCGACGGCATCTTTTCCAACGACGGTGATAATGGTTTTGTTCATGTTCCTCTCCTTATGTGTTATTAAAAAGTCACTAATTCATTATTCCTGTAGGGACAAATAGCTTTGTTTGTCCATGATGAAAAAAGGGGGTTTTCATCCCCATGAGGCAAGTGTCGTCTGCTTATATTTTCCGAGCGATAAATACGGCATCGCCCGTTTCATGATTACACCGCATTCACGGAGCACGTCCGGGTTTGTGATATTCTTTCCCTCCCGCGTTTTGAGAATCGCACCGGCACTCACGGGACCGATGCCCGGCACACGCAAAAGTTCCGAGAACTCTGCGGTTGCCGGGTCCACTTCAGGAAGATTTTTTGCGAGAAGTATTTTGGGATCGGTGTTCATGAGCATGCCGTTTTCGTCGAAGACTGGAGATGTCTCGGCTCTGTCATATCCGTAGAGTCTGAGGAGGGCGTCGACCTGATACCATCTGTTTGCACGCCAGAGAGCGGTGTTGTCATGATTTTCAAGAGGTGTGCCGGCTACAGCGTAGAATGCAGAGTAGTAGACCCTTGCAGGGTTGTACTTTTCATAACTGGTCATGACCGTCTTGAAGAGATCCGCGTCGGTTTCTCCGGCGGCTCCGAGGACAAACTGGGTGGAGTGTTTGCCGGGCATGATCTCGGCAAGCCATTTATGCCGGGTCAGGAGATCGGATGCATAATCTTTGACGGTGGCAAGTTCGGAAAGATAAGATGAACCGGGAGCTTCGAGATTGATGCTGAGTCGGGTGGCATATTTTGCCATTTCGACGATGTCGGTGCGGCTAGCACCTGGAAGGACCTTGAGATGAAGGTATCCGTTGTATCCTGAACTCCGGATGATTTTTGCGGTCTCGGTGAGTTTTTCCATGCCGAGGTCAATGTCTCCGCGGGGGATCCCAGTGCTTAAAAGGAGACCGCCGACTTTTCCCTGACGGTGGAGTTCGAGAAAGCCGTGGGCAAGTTCTTCGGGAGTGAAGTGGATGCCGGTCCTTTTGGTGCAGACCTGACAGTAGGCACAGTCAAAAGAGCAGGTGCCTTCGAGAAGGATACGCATCGGGGTGCATTGATGGATTTTTCCTTCGTTTCGTCCCGTCTGATCGAAGAATTGCGAGCTGGTTGCCAGCTCAATCTTTCGCATGAGTTCCGACATTCCATGTAAGTATCGGTATAGGGGAATATAAACCCCAAACCGCGCGGTGCGATAATGCCCAGACTGATGCGAAAAATGGGGGTCTCATTGAGAGAGATGGGTTACGAAAATCGAGGGAAAAGGGGATAAATTTGGAAGACAACAACCCACAAAAAAATCACTCCCCCGTCTTCACCGCATGCGAAAGGCGAATGCCGACAATGCCCAGCACGATCACCAGAACATCATAGAGGATCAGCATGCCAAGCACCAGATACCAGATAAAACCTTCAGCCGGAATCGCGCCCGAAGACAACCCGCTCATCACTGCAATAAGCTGGCATCCAATCAACAGCCCAAATGCTACTAATCCAATAATCACCACCGGGATCCTCGTTCTCTGCGATAGCACCGAACCGACGACCAGCAGGATCCATCCCGCTAAAACAAGGAAAAACAACTCGGCCGGCATAAAATAATCCATTAGCAGTCTCCCGGCAGATATTGACCCAATTATAGCGGTCACTATCATCAAACCTATCGGGATCCACAGCAAAACGCTTCCCGTCACCGCACATACAAACGCTGCTCTTTGATGATCCGTCATACTGAACCTCCCCTTAATGATTCAGCATAGAACGATCTTCGTATTAATAATATAGATTGGGTACTTTTTCCTCTGGAAAGCGTTCACGCGATATGCAGCTGAACAAGCTCCCAAGCATGCCCCGTACCCCGGAGCACCGCCGTGAATCGGCTGGCGACCCCGCCATACGTACATTCGCCCGATACCCAGGCGATCACGCCCTCACCCTTCACATCCATCCCGCTAAACGTCAGAGGCTTGGGAGAAAAACCCTCACGGCCGTGATGTTCCAGACCCGGAGCAAACACAATGACATCCGGCGCGATGATCTTCTCTGACCCGGTAAAACTTCCCTCAAGAGAACAGACCTCCACCGTTGCGAGAAGTGCGAGTATCTGATCTTTGGTCTGGGTCGAAAGAGGCATACTTAATAGATATGGGTCCAGACACATAATACATTACTCATGGCAGACACCGCTGACTATTTTCCCTACCAAACCTACCGGAAAAACCAAAAGGAAATGCTCGAGGAGGTAGAAAAAACCGCCGAACAAAACGGTATCCTTCTGATCGACGCACCGACCGGAAGCGGAAAATCCAGCGTGATCGCAAGCCTCCTTGCCAAAGCCAACGGACGAAAGATCCTCGTCGCCGTTCGAACCATCTCCCAGCTCCAGATTTTCATCAGGGAACTCGACCTCATCAGGCAAAAGAAACAGCCGACCCTCAAATTCGTCTACCTCATCGGGAAAGGAAACATGTGCCCGCTCGGGGGATACGGGGACGTGTACCGGAGATGCGAAGGCGTCAAAGCATTCACCTCCTCCCTTATGCAGCAGAGGGCCGACCGCGGCTCCTTCGACCCCGCGACCGACAAAGTGATCCTCGACCAGATCAGAAAACAGGACAGAGAACATCCCCTGATATGCCCCTACTTCGTCAACAGCAGAGTCTTCATCCAAGGCGAAGAAGGAGGCAGGCGGATGATCCCATCGCCTGAACTCAGGCGAAAATCCGAGATCGCCCAGAAACAGATCGTCCGGCCGAGTGAACTCCTGAATTTCGCAGGCAAAGTTTGTCCCTACGACCTCATGCTCTCGGCCGCCAAAGGAGCCGACGTCATCATCTGTAACTACTATCACCTCTTCAACGACGACATCAGGGAACAATTGTATGTCAATCTCCAGTGCGAGGAACATAACGTCATGCTCCTCCTTGACGAAGCCCACAACTTAGGCGACGTCATCCAGACGATCCAGAGCATAAAGATCAGGGATACCGACATCGAAGCCGCGGCAAACGAAGTCGCCTCGCTCCGCGACAAAGTCCGCGGTTCCGAAGCCGTCCGCCATATACTCCCCCGGATCGCAGAGTTCATCGACGGACTCCAGCGTTCGAACGAGGCCGAGGACTGGTTCGACCCGCAGATCTTCAACCGGTTCATCATCAAAGGTTCACTCTACGAAAAACCCGAGGCGATGCTCGAAGACATCATTGCCATCAAAGAAGCGATGCGGGACCGCGGGATCGAGCGGGGCGATTACCGTGAGTCGGCGATCGAAAAACTCTGCGAGTTTCTGATCCGGCTCTATCGATCTTCGACCGATCCGTCATTCCTGACTGTCTACACCAAAGACACCGAGGTCATCACGCTCGAGGTCAGGAACATCGACCCGGCCAATCGGCTTCAGGAGCTCGTCTCCAAACACGCAGCGACCATTCTGATCAGCGGCACACTCTCGCCGGTCAGTTCATACAAAAAATACTACTTCGGCGGGATGCCGGTCAAAACCCTCTCGCTCGCAAACTCGTTTCCAAAAGAGAACAGGATGGTTCTTGGAACACGGGACATCACCACGGCATTTTCCAAACGGCAGAACGCCGAGAACACGCAGGCGATCACTGAATATATACTTGCTTTTGCAAAACTCCCGGGAAACATCGCAGTCTACTTTCCCTCCTATCAGTTGCAGAGCCGGTTCGCCGAAGCATGCATAAGCAGGATCCGAAACAAACAGGTCTTCATCGAACCGCGTGAGTCCGACGAGGCGAACGAGGCGCTGAAGGAGTTCATCTCCCTCCCCGGAAAGCATAAGTCCGGGATCCTTTTCGCCGTCTGCGGCGGAA
This Methanocorpusculum sp. DNA region includes the following protein-coding sequences:
- a CDS encoding ACT domain-containing protein — translated: MNKTIITVVGKDAVGIIAKVCTYLSNNQINVEDISQTIVQGYFNMMMIVDTSKSAVSFGDMARELEQIGVETGVHIRCQREEIFEKMHRI
- a CDS encoding radical SAM protein; translated protein: MSELMRKIELATSSQFFDQTGRNEGKIHQCTPMRILLEGTCSFDCAYCQVCTKRTGIHFTPEELAHGFLELHRQGKVGGLLLSTGIPRGDIDLGMEKLTETAKIIRSSGYNGYLHLKVLPGASRTDIVEMAKYATRLSINLEAPGSSYLSELATVKDYASDLLTRHKWLAEIMPGKHSTQFVLGAAGETDADLFKTVMTSYEKYNPARVYYSAFYAVAGTPLENHDNTALWRANRWYQVDALLRLYGYDRAETSPVFDENGMLMNTDPKILLAKNLPEVDPATAEFSELLRVPGIGPVSAGAILKTREGKNITNPDVLRECGVIMKRAMPYLSLGKYKQTTLASWG
- a CDS encoding ATP-dependent DNA helicase gives rise to the protein MADTADYFPYQTYRKNQKEMLEEVEKTAEQNGILLIDAPTGSGKSSVIASLLAKANGRKILVAVRTISQLQIFIRELDLIRQKKQPTLKFVYLIGKGNMCPLGGYGDVYRRCEGVKAFTSSLMQQRADRGSFDPATDKVILDQIRKQDREHPLICPYFVNSRVFIQGEEGGRRMIPSPELRRKSEIAQKQIVRPSELLNFAGKVCPYDLMLSAAKGADVIICNYYHLFNDDIREQLYVNLQCEEHNVMLLLDEAHNLGDVIQTIQSIKIRDTDIEAAANEVASLRDKVRGSEAVRHILPRIAEFIDGLQRSNEAEDWFDPQIFNRFIIKGSLYEKPEAMLEDIIAIKEAMRDRGIERGDYRESAIEKLCEFLIRLYRSSTDPSFLTVYTKDTEVITLEVRNIDPANRLQELVSKHAATILISGTLSPVSSYKKYYFGGMPVKTLSLANSFPKENRMVLGTRDITTAFSKRQNAENTQAITEYILAFAKLPGNIAVYFPSYQLQSRFAEACISRIRNKQVFIEPRESDEANEALKEFISLPGKHKSGILFAVCGGKWSEGLDYRGDQLTAALVIGLPLAPFTPVRRMVNSYYRRKFGAEGEFIAYTLPAINKSMQALGRVLRTESDRGVLILGDQRFLDGEIFSGLSPWMQDELMECDVDTVKSKLAKWGSDASGRM